From the Streptomyces sp. NBC_00390 genome, the window ATCCAGGACAGCGGGTTCGCCTCCCGTCACCCGCTCCGGCGGAACCAGGCCCTGTGTCACCGCGTCACAGGGGCGGTACGGCCGCCACCCCCTCACCGCACAGCCTCCACTCGCCGCCATCAGTCCCCGGGGGGACCCATGCGCACGAACGCCGCACGCGCCGTCGATCTGCTCGTCGTACTCGCCCTGCTCACCGCCGCAACCGGTGCCGTCGCCGGCTGCGGCAGCGAGAAGGCCGGCGGCCATGGCGCGCGGGTCGGCGACGACGACCCGGCGCCGGAGTCGGAGGCCCGCGCCCGCCGGGTCGCCGACGCCTGGGACGGCTCCAAGGCCGCCGAGACATGGCGCAAGGGCTACTACCCGGTGGGGGAGACGGTCCAGCTGCCCGAGAACGCCTTCCGCAACGGAGCCGACAAACGCGCCTACGGGACCCGGAACTTCGTCCTTCGCGGCGAACTTCCCGCCACCCCGCAGAAGGACGGCAAGGTGAAATGGGAGAGCGGAGGCTCGCTCACGCTGCCGCTGATGGGGGCGCGGAAGGCGTACGAGACCGTGGCCCGCGGCAGCAACGACGGCCCGCACCTCACCGTGACCGGGGCGAAGCTGGGCGAGATGACGCTGGCCACCAGCCGTGGCCCGGCGACGGTCCCGGCCTGGCTGTTCACCCTGGAGGGCTACGACACCCCGCTCAAGCGGGTCGCCCTCGGCCCGTCGAAGCTCCCCCAGGCGCCGGTCAAGCCGGTCGGGGAGGTGCCCACCGACGAGCTGGCGCCGCTCGGCCGGCTGGTCGAGGTGGCCGCGGACGGCCGGTCCGTCACCGTGATGGCCACCCACGGAGCCTGTGACGACGGCCCTGCCGTGGACGTGCTGGAGACGGCCGGCAGCGTGGTGCTGTCCGCATCCGTCGTCGGGACGAACGACGGTCCCTGCACCAGCCAGCTGCTCGGCGAGGAGGTGACGGTGACGCTGGACCGCCCGGTCGGCGACCGTCTCCTGCTGGACGCGTTCACGGGCCGCCCGGTGCCGAACGAGGAGGACGGGCCCTCGCCGAGCCAGTAGGGCTCTTCAGGTGTCTGGTCAGGTCGCGATCGGGTTCGACCAGGGGGAACCGGTCTGCGGAGCCCGACCGTGCGGCCGTCATGCGGCCTGCGGGGAAGTGGTCAGTCGTGGGGCGGGAGTTGGCCGAGCTGGTGGTCGGCGACGCTGAGGGCCTCCTCCACCAAGCGGCGCAAGTGCCCGTGGCGCAGGGCGTAGATGACGCGTCGGCCCTCCTTGCGTGCGGTGACAAGACCGGCCAGCCGGAGTCTGCTCAGGTGCTGGCTGACCGCGGGCCGCGCCGCCCCGCACGCCCGGGTCAGGGTGGTCACATCCGCCTCGCCCTCGCCGAGCCGTTGCAGCAGGGCCAGGCGGGTTCGGTCGGCGAGCAGACCCAGCACCTCCACCGCCACCGCCAGTCGTGTGCCGTCGTCCGGCTCCTGCGCATCGTGCGCACCTGACAGGTGCAAGCGTGCGTTCATACGCACATACTGAGGGCGTGCGTGGCCGGTGTGCAACGGCCCGCCCTGCCCACCCGCGACCCGGAAGGACCGAGCTGCCGTGAGCGAGAAGAGCGCACCCCACCGGCCGCACCGCCACGACCACGGCGCGGGCCATCACGGGCACGCGCCCCCCGGACAGGCGCCCGACGGCCACGACGGCCACGCGCACAGCAGCCCGCCCGGCCGGTGGGCACGGATCAGGCACCGGATCGCGCACCTGGTCACCCCACACTCGCACGAGGCCGCCGACAAGGTCGACTCCGCCATGGAGACCTCCGCCGACGGCATGCGCACCCTGTGGATCTCGCTCGGGATCCTGGCAGCCACCGCCGCGCT encodes:
- a CDS encoding ArsR/SmtB family transcription factor encodes the protein MNARLHLSGAHDAQEPDDGTRLAVAVEVLGLLADRTRLALLQRLGEGEADVTTLTRACGAARPAVSQHLSRLRLAGLVTARKEGRRVIYALRHGHLRRLVEEALSVADHQLGQLPPHD